The stretch of DNA CATTGAGTATATTGTTCATAATGGGATGATGAAGGATCTTTCTGTTTTATTGGAATCTCCGTTTACAGATCGTGGGAGCATTTCAGAAATCTTTACAGATATGAGTGTTTGGCTTGGAATAAAAAAAGTCATTGATACGATCAACGGAAATGCAGCAGCATAAACTCCACCTCTGTAAAGTGGAAAAATTTTACCCGGATTTACAATAAATTTAACCATAAATCCGGTTGACAAAACCCGGCCGGGAACGTTATAATGGCCGGGTTGATAGAATATTTTAAGAAAAAAGGCAGGTGAACAGAATGGACAGTTGTGATTCTCATGGGCGAAGTTGTAGCTCTCAGAGTGAAAGATGGAAAGAACAGAGAAGGATGAGACTGTTCCATTCTGTTTTAAGTATACAGAATATCTGTGAGAATAGTATATCTGCATATCGGAAGGATATGTATGACAGGATGTAACGGTGTCAGCAGAACCTGTACGGTGTTATTACATTATAATTGCAGCAGGATTATAATATATATTTTTTTCATTCTTCTCATTCTGAGAATCTTACAGTAAAGCGATCATGTATAAATTCATTTCGCTTTATACTCAAATCCCAAGGAAACACAATCAAAAATCAGACAGCACATAGACATGCTTTAACATGTCTGTTTTTGGTGTGCGTATTTTGTGCGATACTATGTGAGGAGGATGAGAAAATGACAAAAAGAAATCAGGATTTTTCAAAAGATATTCTGAGTCTGATCCGAAGCAGTGTTTCTCCGGCAGTTTTAAGTGAAAGGCTGCAGGATTTCCACGAAAACGATCTGGCGGAAGTATTAAGAGAATTAAGCACTGCGGAGCGCAGCAGACTATACCGTATCCTGGAAAGCAGTATGCTGGCAGATGTTTTTGAGTATCTGGAGGAAGAAGAAACTGTAAAATATCTGGAGGAGATGGATGTTAAAAAAGCGGCAGCCATTCTTTCCAAAATGGAAACCGATGCCCTGGCAGATGTTTTAAAGCAGATCGATAAAGAAAAACGCAAGCTTCTGATCCAGCTTCTGGATGAACAGGTGCGGAAAGATATCGAAATGATCCGCTCCTTTGATGAGGATGAGATCGGAAGCAGAATGACAACGAACTGCATTGTGATCCGTGAAAACCTGACCGTAAAGCAGGCCATGAGTGAGCTGGTTTCTCAGGCGGCAGATAATGATAATATTTCTACGATTTTTGCAGTGACGGACAGAGGGGAGTTTTATGGAGCCCTGGATCTGAAGGATCTGATCACAGCAAGACAGGACCACCCTATGGAAGAGCTGATCGTAACTTCCTATCCATATGTGTATGGTACTGAGCAGATCGATGACTGTATGGAACGACTGAAGGATTATTCCGAAGATTCCATTCCTGTATTGGACGATGACAATCGTTTCCTTGGAGTGATCACATCCGCAGGGATCATCGATCTGGTAGATGATGAGATGGGAGAGGATTATGCAAAGCTGGCCGGTCTGACTGCAGAGGAAGATCTGAAAGAACCTCTTTTTGAAAGCATGAAAAAAAGAATGCCCTGGCTGATCGTTCTTCTGGGCCTTGGTATGCTGGTATCTTCTGTTGTGGGAATGTTTGAAAAAGTAGTTACCTGTCTGCCGATCATCATGTGCTTCCAGTCTCTGATCCTGGATATGGCAGGAAATGTTGGAACCCAGTCCCTGGCTGTAACCATCCGTGTACTGATGGATGAGACGCTGACGGGAAGACAGAAAGCAGAGCTTGTGCTGAAGGAAATGCGGATCGGTCTCTGCAACGGTGGTCTGCTCGGTATTCTGTCTTTTGTACTGATCGGATTGTATATTTTCTTATTCAAAGGAAAAACACTCGTATTTGCCTATGCGGTATCCGGCTGTATCGGATTATCCCTGCTGGTGGCCATGCTGGTATCCAGTGCAGTGGGAACCTGCATACCGCTGTTTTTCAAAAAGGTTGGTGTGGACCCGGCAGTAGCCTCAGGTCCTCTGATCACTACGGTAAATGACCTTGTAGCCGTGATAACATACTATGGAATGAGCTGGATATTCCTGATTGAGATGTTCCACCTGGCTGGCTGAGAGTAAAATGCAGCTATGCTCATAAAAAGAGACAGATATCAGAAATCTGTCGAATAACAGAAAAGTTACCAATATAAAAAAATTCCGGATCGAAAGATTCGGGATTTTTCTTTACATACGAACAGAAAGCTACTATAATAAAAGATACACTTTGCCCGTTTAAAACGTTGCAGAAATAAATACAAATAACGGGCAGAAAAAGAGAACAAAACGATCACATGGGGTGATTGGGGAAAGGAAACAGTAACATGATAGTAACAATGATCGAAAAGGTCTATTCATTTCTGTGGGGAGATCTGATAAGGATCCCGCTTCCGGGAGGAAGTACGCTGGGAATCTCACTTCTGATCCTGCTTCTGATTCCGACTGGTATTTATTTTACCATCCGGACAAAGCTTCTGCCGATCCGTCTTTTTCCGGATATGGTGCGAGCCCTGTCAGAAAAGAAAAGTGACAAAAAAAATCTTTCAGCATTTCAGACGCTGATCGTATCTACAGCTACCCGTGTGGGAATGGGAAACCTGGTCGGTGTGGTAGCTGCAATCTCAGCAGGAGGTGCAGGAGCGGTATTCTGGATGTGGATCACGGCGCTGATCGGTTCCTCCACTGCTTTTATCGAAGCGACCCTGGCACAGCTCTATAAAGAAAAGGATCCTCTTTATGGTGGCTACAGGGGCGGTCCTGCCTACTATATCCACCGCTATTGGGAAGAAAAACAGGGCAGAAAACGAAAAAAGGTTCTGCTTTCCGTTCTGTTTGCCATTTCCGGCCTGATCTGCTGGTGTGGGATCAGTCAGGTTATCAGCAATTCCGTCACGGCGTCTTTCAAAAATGCTTTTGATATTCCGCCGCTGTATACTACCATCGTGCTGGTAGTGATCGCAGCTGTGATCGTGCTTCGGAAGAATGCAACGGTTAAAGTTCTGGATATTCTGGTGCCGGTGATGGCAGTGCTTTATTTTGTGATCACACTGTTTATTATATTTACAAATCTCGGAAGTATGCCAGGAGTATTTAAACGGATTTTTGAAGAAGCTTTCGGATTTCGTCAGGCTGCTGCCGGCGGATTTGGCGTCGTGCTGATGAACGGAGTAAAAAGAGGTCTTTTTTCCAATGAAGCGGGAAGCGGCTCCGCTCCCTGTGCAGCAGCGGCAGCAGAATGTGACAGTCCGGTAAAAGCCGGATTTGTCCAGGCCCTGGGTGTATTTGTGGATACGATCGTGATCTGTAGCTGTACAGCCATGATCATGCTTCTGGTACCGGAGGATCTGGTACAGGGACTTTCCGGAATGGAACTTCTTCAGACTGCCATGCATTATCATATGGGACAGTTTGGAGTGATCTTTATTGCTGCAACACTGTTTATGTTCAGCTTTTCCACATTCCTGGGAATCCTGTTTTATGCAAGAGGCAATGTGTCCTATCTTTTTGGGGATAACTGGGGTTCACAGACAGGATATAAGGTGCTGGCACTGGTGATGCTGTTTATCGGTGGGATCGCAGCTTACACATTTGTATGGGATCTGGGAGATGTAGGAATTGGCCTGATGACGATCTTTAATATTTTCATGCTGTATCCTCTTGGGGAAAAAGCACTGAAAGAGCTGAAAATCTATGAATCGGAAAAGAAGAAAAAATAAAACGGTTTACAGACCTTGAGAGCATATGATAATATCAGGGTAAAGCGCTAAAAGAATAAAGAGTTCTGACAGCCGGAAGGAGTCAGACTCTGTGCAATATCAACGGTAAGTTGGATCAAGAGGAGGATATGAAAGATGTATATTACATGTCTGGACGTAGAAGGTGTACTGGTACCGGAAATCTGGATCGCATTTGCAGAGGCAAGCGGAATCCCAGAGCTTAAGAGAACAACCCGTGATGAGCCGGATTATGATAAGCTGATGAACTGGAGACTTGGAATTTTGAAGGAGCATGGTCTGGGACTGAAAGAGATCCAGGAGACTATTGCAAAGATCGATCCCCTTCCGGGAGCAAAAGAATTTCTGGATGAGCTGAGATCTTTTTCCCAGGTGATACTGATCAGTGATACCTTTACACAGTTTGCAACTCCACTGATGGAGAAGCTTGGACGACCGACACTTTTCTGTAATTCCCTGGAAGTAGCAGAGAATGGAGAGATCACAGGCTTTAAGATGCGCTGTGAGAAATCCAAGCTGACAACTGTGAAGGCACTGCAGTCCATGGGATTTGAGACTATCGCAAGCGGGGATTCCTACAATGATCTCGGAATGATCCAGGCAAGCAAAGCAGGCTTCCTTTTCCGCAGTACAGAGCAGATCCGTGCAGATCATCCGGAAATTCCTGCTTACGAAGAATACGATGAACTTCTTGCAGCGATCAGAGAAGCGATGAAATGAAGAGGGGAAAACTGGAATGATCAACGAAAGAATTATGATCGAAGAGAAAACAAAGGATTATAATGAGGCATGGATAGAAACTTATTTCTGGCAGGAATCGGAAGAACTCTATCCGGGACAGAAGCGTCCGGTCATAGTGATCTGTCCGGGCGGAGCTTATTGCATGACTTCAGACAGAGAAGCAGAAGCCATTGCTGTCCGGTTTATGGGAATGGGCTATCACGCAGTGGTACTTCGTTACAGTGTGGCACCTGCCAGATATCCGGTGGCTCTCCGTCAGCTGGCAAAAACAGTAGCTCTTCTCAGAGAGAACAGCGATAAGTGGCATATTGAAAAGAATAAGATCATTGTATCCG from Blautia sp. SC05B48 encodes:
- the mgtE gene encoding magnesium transporter; its protein translation is MTKRNQDFSKDILSLIRSSVSPAVLSERLQDFHENDLAEVLRELSTAERSRLYRILESSMLADVFEYLEEEETVKYLEEMDVKKAAAILSKMETDALADVLKQIDKEKRKLLIQLLDEQVRKDIEMIRSFDEDEIGSRMTTNCIVIRENLTVKQAMSELVSQAADNDNISTIFAVTDRGEFYGALDLKDLITARQDHPMEELIVTSYPYVYGTEQIDDCMERLKDYSEDSIPVLDDDNRFLGVITSAGIIDLVDDEMGEDYAKLAGLTAEEDLKEPLFESMKKRMPWLIVLLGLGMLVSSVVGMFEKVVTCLPIIMCFQSLILDMAGNVGTQSLAVTIRVLMDETLTGRQKAELVLKEMRIGLCNGGLLGILSFVLIGLYIFLFKGKTLVFAYAVSGCIGLSLLVAMLVSSAVGTCIPLFFKKVGVDPAVASGPLITTVNDLVAVITYYGMSWIFLIEMFHLAG
- a CDS encoding alanine/glycine:cation symporter family protein, translated to MIVTMIEKVYSFLWGDLIRIPLPGGSTLGISLLILLLIPTGIYFTIRTKLLPIRLFPDMVRALSEKKSDKKNLSAFQTLIVSTATRVGMGNLVGVVAAISAGGAGAVFWMWITALIGSSTAFIEATLAQLYKEKDPLYGGYRGGPAYYIHRYWEEKQGRKRKKVLLSVLFAISGLICWCGISQVISNSVTASFKNAFDIPPLYTTIVLVVIAAVIVLRKNATVKVLDILVPVMAVLYFVITLFIIFTNLGSMPGVFKRIFEEAFGFRQAAAGGFGVVLMNGVKRGLFSNEAGSGSAPCAAAAAECDSPVKAGFVQALGVFVDTIVICSCTAMIMLLVPEDLVQGLSGMELLQTAMHYHMGQFGVIFIAATLFMFSFSTFLGILFYARGNVSYLFGDNWGSQTGYKVLALVMLFIGGIAAYTFVWDLGDVGIGLMTIFNIFMLYPLGEKALKELKIYESEKKKK
- the thrH gene encoding bifunctional phosphoserine phosphatase/homoserine phosphotransferase ThrH, producing the protein MYITCLDVEGVLVPEIWIAFAEASGIPELKRTTRDEPDYDKLMNWRLGILKEHGLGLKEIQETIAKIDPLPGAKEFLDELRSFSQVILISDTFTQFATPLMEKLGRPTLFCNSLEVAENGEITGFKMRCEKSKLTTVKALQSMGFETIASGDSYNDLGMIQASKAGFLFRSTEQIRADHPEIPAYEEYDELLAAIREAMK